GAAAAAGCAATTATCGTGCCAAATACTGCAGAGGGAAAAATTGTCAAATTACTTCGTTTGATTGGTATCATTTTCAAGAGTTGATAGTATGATTTACATTCATCAATCGCACGACAACAAATTGGAAGATTTGACAAACGGAGGTTTTGAGCGAATTATATGCTTTTTTATACTTGAAAGGTTCGGCGTTGTCCCTTCAAGGCTGCATCTGATATGTTAAACGTATGTTTTTTTTCCAAAACATAGAATATCATTGCTTCAACCTGTAAAAAAACACGTTCTCGGCAGTATGTTCAAATGAAAAAGTTTTTTTTACTTGGTTCGAATAGTAGATTGGAAGGTCAATTGCCATAACTACTACGAACTACTCTTTCTGAGTAAATTTGCGGTTTCACTTTTATTCGCTAACACTATTTGCGAAGCATTCCGTTTGCAAAATGATGGAATGTTCAGCAGGGAAAAAATCACGCATAAATTTCGCACTAACGTTTTTTTTTGCGGGAACAATCGTAACTTGTTAGGAACTAAAAAGAAAATCGAACAGTAATTTTGACCGTACTGAAATCTTGAGATGCGGAAAGTTGGGGATATTCCGGAAAATGGCGCTCCGAAATGTTTACCAAATCAAATTGCGAATACAACCACAACGCAAGATACGAACCGATGAACGCGTTTCGTATTTTATACGAAGTATTGAATTTATCATAACTCTTCGAAATCCGCTGCGGATTTCCTTCGTTCAAGTATTGCTGTTCTTTTTCGTTTGTGTCGAAAATAAAATACACTATTGCGGCGACATTCACAACAGTTGCAGACGTTAAAATATATCCTTTGCTTTGTTCGTTCATATACAAATGTCCCCAACCGGGAAGAAGAAGCGAACGAAGGAATGAAGAGGTTACAGAATCCGTTCCTCTGCGAATAAATACGAGCGTAGGTTTAGCCAAGGTGTCTTTTTTAGGTTCTTCATTACTGAGGAACGTGTCAGCAATTTGGAAAAAATCTCTTCGTACTTTTTCAAAAAACGTGATGATTTTTGGAGAAATGGAAACCGGATCCAATGCGTAATCTTTATTGAGTTTCAGAATTTCGACGAAGCATTTTCTCGCATCAATTTCCTGCGCAAGCGAATAATGAGCAACGCCGCTCATCGTGTATAATTCTATCGCTTCGTTCGCCGAAAGCGGAATGCTGCTCGAAAGAATTTGTTCGGAAAGCAGAGTAACACGGGAAAAATCAAATGATTCGTACGCTTGCCGAAGTTGTTGAAGAAAAAGAGAATCTTGCGAAAAACTTGTTGTGGAAAAAAAGAAAAATGTACAGAAAACAGCGAGAAGATGTTTGTTTTTCTGCGAAAGAACAGACACTCCTCGGAAGTGGTTGCATACGAAAGAGGCAAGCGGGAACATCATTTTTTTGAAAGTTGTAACGGCACTCATCAAGGCGAAAACGAGCAACATTTTATCGAATCAACAGCATCTTCCGCGAATGTGAATAATCGTTTGATTTCAGTGTGTAAATATAAATGCCGCTTGCAACGCTGTTCCCACCGTCGGCGCGCCAAATAACGTTGTGTGTTCCCGCTGAAAAATTCCCGCGTGCAAGATTTGCGACGTGTTTTCCTTCGAGCGAAAAAACGTCCAGTGAAATATTCTCTGTATGTTCCAAACGAAACCGTATCGTCGTTGTCGGATTGAACGGATTCGGAAAATTCGGAGAAAGTTCAAAATCGTTTGCGCGCACGTCCGGTTCTTGAAAATCTGTCAATGCTCGATACCTTTCGATGTGAGGAATAATAACTCCGTGCGCATTTGCCCCGCCGAAAACATAGATGTAGTCATTAAAAACAACAGCGCTGAATCGTCTGCGTCCGTATTGCATCTGCGGCCCCATCGTAACCGTTGTATCTGTGCCGAAACGAAGAACTTCCATAGAATTGAGCGCGCCGCTGACTTCATTATATCCACCGAGAATAAATATTTTGTTTTCACTCTCTATCCGAACTGCTCTTCCTCCTGCACGAGGAACAAGCAAACGACGGGGAAATTTTTTATAGATATGCGAATTGATATTGAATTGAAAAATGTCAGTTCGTATGCCGTTGTATTCTCCTCCGAAAACAAGAATAGTATTTCCCCGCGACGACGACATTTGATTTTCCGGCATCTCATTTCCGACGTATAAACTATCGTTTTTATATGTAACGGTTTTCGTCGGAATGTTATACTCGGCAACATACACTAACCGCGCAGAGGGTCTTCGGTCTAAATACAATCCGCCGAAAATATATAAGTTCTGATTGATGATAAGTCCTGTTGCATCCAAACGATTGAAAATACGGTTAGTATCGTAAAGCGTTACGTGCGTAGAATCTTCTTTGACGAACTTTTCCATCGTACTATCTCCTCGCCAAAAGTTAAATATTCCGCCGTGGATGTACACTTCATCATTGAATTTTTCCGCAACAAAGCGATAACGGTTTTTTCGCATGTGTCCGATAAATTGCCACGTTTTTGAATTGGGATAATATGCCTGTATTATATCCACGATGGATTGTGTTGAATCAGAATAGCCGCCGAAAAGATAAATGGTTGTATCAAGAACAATGGCTTCTGCTCCCGATACAGGAAATGGCATTTGACCAACAACTTCCCACGTTGTTCCCTGCGAAGAAAGAACGCCGTGAGCGAGGATAATTGTGAATACTATTTTTCGAATAAACGATGTCATACTACAACGACGTTACTTGCAATACTTGTGCCAAATATATTTCATCTTTCAAATTTATGCCGAATTTTCAATGTATCATTCTGCAGAACAACAATTTTTTGTTGCACCGGCGGAAACTTCGGATTGCGAAACGATAACGTATGTTCGCCGGGAAATAGTTTGAGCGGACGATTCAATGGTGTGTGACCGAAAAATTTTCCGTCGATGTACACTTCGCTCCAAGGAAAAACGCTACATTCCAAAAAACCGAACAGCGTATCCAGATGAATTTTTACCGATGCGACCTTCGATTGTACTATTCGAATGTTCTCGCTATAGGGAGGAAAATCGGGATGCGTGAGCATTATTTTGTGTTCGCCAACAGGAAGTACAATGTTTTTACTCAACGGCGTTGTTTCGATAAGTTGAGAATCCACGTAGATATTTGCCCACGGAAGACATTCAACAAAAAGTTCTCCCCAGTGCAATTCGGTATTGTTCGGTTTCGCTACATCAATAATTTCAACTCGCGGTTCTTTTTTCAATGTTGGTTGCGAAGGCGGAATAAATGGTTCTTCACGCCGTTCATTCTCTTTCAACGATGCTAAAGGAACACCGTTCGTGTTTTTCTGCGTATCTATGGTTCTTGTTTCGGAAATCGGCGATGGTTGTTTTGTTTCAATGCCGATTTGATTTTTGTTCCACAAAAGAAAAACTATCGGAAAGAGAAGCGTTCCCGAAAGAATGAACATTATTTTTTTTCTTCTTCCCATTGTTTTCCCCTGAATTGCAACAACGATTTTTTCACTTTCCGGTGTTTCTCCAAGTGAAAGCAATGCGTGTTCTGCATTTTCGTATCGCTCACGCGCATTTTTCCGCAGTAATCGTTGGAGCAACGGTTGTATTTCTTCAGGAAGAGAATGCAACTCGTTCAACAATCTCTCTTCATCAAAACGAATGATGTTGTTAATCGTAGAATTCACATCATTTCCCACAAACGGATTTTCTCCGGTGAACAATTCATACGCAACAATTCCTGCGGAGAATAAATCGCTTTGCGCCGTGAGCGTTTCTCCTTGAATTTGTTCCGGCGACATATAACTCGGCGTTCCAACGATGGAATATTGACTTGTCATCATCGTATCTTCCCGCGATAGCGCCAAACCAAAATCGCCGATTTTCAGTTGCAAATTGTTGTTCACGAAAATATTTTCCGGCTTGATATCGCGATGGATAATATGATGACGATGAGCGTTGTTTAATCCATGAAACAACTGAACAAGCAAACGCTTCTTTTCATCTACCGAAGTTTCCTTTTTTCCCAAAAATACGCGAAGGTTTTCGCTTTCAAAGTATTCGAATGAAATGTAAAAAAAGTGTTGATACATTCCGAAATCTAACACTTTAATAATGTTCGGATGCTCAAGTTTTGCGAGAATTTTTGCTTCTCGCTTAAATCGTTCGACAATTTGCTCATCAAGGAGCGTTTCCGTGTTCAACACTTTAAGGATAATTTTTTTCCCGAGAAACGTATGATGTGCAAGATACACCGCCGCGTTTGTATCTTTCTTAAAACAATCGAGAATTTCAAATTTCTCGAATAACAATTCGCGCGTATCCATTACGGCACTCCAATTTCTTTAAGTTTCATCTGCACCCAACGAACAGAAACGCCTAACGATTCCGCTGCCGCTGTTCGGTTTTCCCGAAAATCCTTGAGTCGCTGTTTCAGTATTTGCTTTTCTATATTTTCCAACGTTCCTTCGTACGAATCGCTTTTCCCTTCGTTTTCCAAAATGATGTGTTCTTCTTCAATTTTTCCCGCATCGCATAAAATCAGCGCGCGTTGAAGCACATTGAATAATTGACGAACATTTCCAGGGAAATTATATCGTTCCAGTTTCTTCATTGCATTGCTGGAAAACGTTATTGCTTTTCCACTGATTTGTTTTACAAAAAATGTTGCAAGGAGCGGAATATCGCTGCGTCGTTCGTGCAACGGCGGAAGCGTAATCGGAAATACATTTAAGCGATAAAATAAATCTTCGCGGAATTTTCCTTCGCTCACAAGTTGGCATAAATCTTTATTCGTTGCCGCGATAATACGCACGTTGATTTTTTTCACTTGTGTATCGCCTAAACGAATGATTTCTTTGTTTTCCAACACGCGTAAAAATTTCGCTTGTAACGCAGCGGAGATGTCAGCAATTTCATCGAGAAAAAATGTTCCCCCCTCGGCAACTTCGAGCAATCCTTTTTTGTCCGCAATTGCTCCGGTGAACGCGCCTTTTTTATATCCGAATAATTCGCTTTCCAAAAGATTGTCGGGAATAGAACCGCAGAACTGCGCCAGAAACGGTTTATCTTTTCGTTCGCTGAGTTTATGAATTGCCTGCGCTACCAAATCTTTTCCCGTTCCGCTTTCTCCCTGCAAGAGAACCGTGGTATCTTTGGCGGATACTCTGTGAATGATGCGCGCAAGTTCACGCATTTTTTCGCTTTCGCCGATGATGTTCGGAAGTTGTTCCGTTGTTTGAAGTTTGTTGCGGAGAATTTCATTTTCGTTTTGCAATAATTCGAGACGTTGAATTTTATCGAGCGACAACGAAACAAGATTTGCAAAAAAATTCAGGAAGAGTAAATTTTCTTCGGTAAATTCTTTTCTGTTCCGTTGACTATCGGCAAGAATTACTCCCCAGATTTCATCGTGGCGCAAAATAGGAACACCGATAACGGATTTTATTTTTTGAATTTGTATGCTGAGAAATTGCGAAACGTTCGGGTCGCTTTGAGCGTCGTGATAGAGAATCGGTTTTTTGTTCTGAATAACTTGCTGCAACACGCCGGAAGAAAATTGCGAAAGGTCGCTGAGGGTTTCTTTTCGGATATGGCGCGCAGAAATGATGGAAAATGTATGTTCCGTTTCGTTGTATTGAACAAAAAGTCCGCGTTCCGCATTCACTACGTTGATTACCCAATCGAGCGCATTTTCAACCAACGAATCTTCGTATGTTTGCGCATTTAGTAGTTGGCTCACGTTTATTAACGCTTCAAACTGTTCTTTCGTAAGTGTTTTTATTGCGGAAATATTCTTAAAAACTGTTTCTGTCATCGCTCAATTCTCTGCTCTCATTACTGAACAATAAACGATGCCGGCTTCGAGCGCGTTTTGTTCTTGAACTCATCAATTCCCCAAATCACCCAGAAAAATTCGTTCGTTGCACTTGTATCAAGCGAAGTTTCGATGTTGAAAAAAATACTGTCGCCGGAAATATTCGTCTTCGACCATTTCATTATCGGTTCAATCTCATCGGTATAAATTTCTATCGTATACGAAAATGCAAATCCCGGCGTGAACCGTTTCCAGCGAAGCGTTGGTGTTACCGTTACTACTTCAGAATTTTTCGGCGAAAGAATTTCGATCTCCTCTTTAATGATGCGTTTGACATTGGCGCTTCCGACAACAAACGCGGTTCCTCCTATTTCTTTTGCAACGAGCAGAAAATTTCTTCCGATAATGACATCGAACGAATTGAGATTTAAATCGAAATCGGAAAATGTTCCGGAAAAATGCGCCAAAGATATTTTCGATAATTGTTTTCGTATTTCCAATTCTTCATTGACGAGAAAAACAGAATCAATATTGTTGTCGTCGCTGATATCCGCTTCGACAATCAATTGATATTCCTTCGTATCTATGCCTCTGTTTTTTACGACGCTGTACATTATTACACTGTCAAGTTTGGGTAATGCGTTGAGATTTTTAATGACACCAATTTTTTTACTTCCGTTCCATTGAACGAAAAACGAATCTTGCGTGTAACCGTTTTTTTCAAAATACAACCAACCGTTTTTTGGTTCAAGATGTTCAAACGTAAATTTTCCGAATGCAGAAGAATACATAAACACATTAGTATTTTTCCAGTAAACACTTGCGCCCGCAATCGGCGTTGGTGGATTGGTGTTTGTTTGCACTGTTCCCTGAATTTGAAAAAGTTTATTTTCAGGATTTCCCGGGTCCAACGGATTATTGTGCGGCGCATTGCATCCGTAATACTGGAACAACGCAACGGTTAGAATTGTCAAAAAAGAAAACTTCATCGCGTGCAAAAATTTTCGCACTTAAATATCGAAAAATTCACGTGCATTTCTAAAAAGAGCAAACCTTCAAGGTTTGCAACCTGAACAACATTTGCACGAAATCGGATGATAATCTATGATGGTTCCGTAACGGTCAAATTCAAAATGACAGCATTGCAATAATTTTTCTTTCAGCATGTTGCGCGCGCGTTGCACACGGGATTTTGCTCCGGAAAACGAAATGCCAAGTTTTTTTGACAATGCGATTTGGCGCATCCTTTCGTATTCGACAAGAATCAAAGCTTCGCGATATGGCTCCGGTAATTCCTGTATCATTTCGCGAATACTGGTTTGCAGTCGTTCGGTTATACGCGGCTCTTCCGGCGTTTCTTCGATGTCGAATGATTCGTCATCAACATCTGTTGCAGTTTTCGTTGCGCGGAAATAATCAATGATGGCATTGCGCGTAATTTGAAATATCCACTGCTCGAGTTTTTCTTTGTCGCGCAATGTTTCCATTTTGTTATGAATCTTCAAAAACACTTCGTGCAGAATATCTTCCGCATCCATTGCATTATGAACTTTTGCGAATATCAATGTTCGCAACCGGTCGCTGAAGTTTTTATACAATAATGCTGTCGTATTCTGTTCTTTGCTCATATTTTTCAGCAACAATATAGAAGAACATAAGTGAAAGAACAATACAATCAATGCTTTGTGTACGCTTTGTTCCATATATCAACTGCAACGTTCGAGTGGCTTGTTCCCGCGTTTTCGTGTCGTCAATTTTTTATTTAGTTTTTTCCCGCATAATAGTATATCATCGTCCTGAAAAAAAATTGTATGTCCATCATTCATCGTATTTTATTAGTCGAAGACAATGATTTGGATGCGCAATTATTAGACCGCGAACTCAAACGCGCAGGTGTTGAGTTCACGATGCAGCGCGTACAAACAAAAGAAACATTCCTTCGCAAACTCCAAGAATTTTCTCCCACTACCATCATTTCCGATTACCATCAACCGACGTTTTCCGCGCTCGAAGCGATTACCCATATTTCCTCTGACATTACCGAACTTAAACTTATCGAAGAGCGATTATGAGAAAGCGAACTGAAATTCCGAACACTTACGGAATCGACAAACTCTGCCATCTTCATCTATCAGTGAGAAAAAATAAAATATGTGAATCCCGCGGCACAAATGCTGACAGGATATTCGAATGAAGAATTAATGCAAATGAACTTCTGTGACATTATGCACACGTATTTTCAGGAACTCGTGCGTGAACGCGGATTGAGACTATTACAAGGCGAATCGGTGCTGAACAGATACGAACTCAAAATTCGAACGAAGAAAAACGATGTTCGCTGGCTCGACTTTACTTCCAGTGTTACAGATACGAGGGAAGCATAGCCGCATTCGGAACCGCTTTTGATATTACCGAGCACGTCAAGGCGGAAGACGATGTGCGCTCTTCGTGGGAACAATTGCGGCATCTTTCCCATTGAAAGAAACGTTTTCCGAAGATGCCGCGATCGAGATTGTTGGAACGCATGCTTTTTCCTCTCTTTCAAACTTTGTAACTTTTCCGTGAAAAAATTTGAAATCGTGAACACAATTTCGGAACAACTCAAATCCGCGCGCGAGCATAAACAACTTTCGGTGAATGATGTTGCCGCGCTCACTCACATCAATCGTCGGTACATCGTAGCATTGGAAGAAGGAAATTTTGCCCTCATTCCCAAAGCATATCTCCGTTCATTTATACGCACGTATGCGAAAGAAGTTGGCATTTCACATGAAGCGATTATCTCCAAAGAAGAATATTCGCCGGCGGAAATACAATTACCTGCTACGCCTCCTCCCGTTGACCAAGTCGCCGCAATTATTGCAGAAAAAAAAGGTTTCGGAAAGAATGATGCGTCACACAAAAAAATGCCGCACCGGGATGTCCTCAAAGGCGTGGTGTTGTTTATTGTATTGCTTGGTGTTGTGTATGCGGTGACGCAATTCAATAGGTGGGAGAGTGCATCGAATATCAAGGCAATTCCTTTTCATGAAGTATTTGAAGAACGTGAACGCGTTGTTGAACACATAGACTCAATGCGGCTTTCTGCAACAGCAACGGATAGTGTTTGGCTGATTGTAAAAACAGATGGAAAACAAACAACGAAATCAATTCTCGGAAAAAATGAAAGCGCAACGTGGAGCGCAAAAGATAAGTTTTCCATCACGGCAAGCGACGCAGGAAAAATTCACTTCACGCTCAACAATCGTTACATCGGCGCATTGGGAAAAGAAGGAATGATTTTGCGCAATTCCATTCTCGATAAAGAAATGTTGAATCGCTTTGACGTAAAAGGAAATGTTGGAACGTTGAAAGAGGAAAAGGAAGATTCGAGTGCCGCAAATTAAAGAACCACAACGTCGCATCGAACAACTGCGCAAAGAAATTTTGTTGCACGATGAACGCTATTACGTTTTATCGCAGCCAACAATTTCCGATGAAGCGTACGATGCGTTGATGCGTGAACTGATAACTCTCGAAGAAGAATTTCCGGAACTGCAAACGCCCG
This DNA window, taken from Ignavibacteria bacterium, encodes the following:
- a CDS encoding T9SS type A sorting domain-containing protein; this translates as MTSFIRKIVFTIILAHGVLSSQGTTWEVVGQMPFPVSGAEAIVLDTTIYLFGGYSDSTQSIVDIIQAYYPNSKTWQFIGHMRKNRYRFVAEKFNDEVYIHGGIFNFWRGDSTMEKFVKEDSTHVTLYDTNRIFNRLDATGLIINQNLYIFGGLYLDRRPSARLVYVAEYNIPTKTVTYKNDSLYVGNEMPENQMSSSRGNTILVFGGEYNGIRTDIFQFNINSHIYKKFPRRLLVPRAGGRAVRIESENKIFILGGYNEVSGALNSMEVLRFGTDTTVTMGPQMQYGRRRFSAVVFNDYIYVFGGANAHGVIIPHIERYRALTDFQEPDVRANDFELSPNFPNPFNPTTTIRFRLEHTENISLDVFSLEGKHVANLARGNFSAGTHNVIWRADGGNSVASGIYIYTLKSNDYSHSRKMLLIR
- a CDS encoding PEGA domain-containing protein — its product is MDTRELLFEKFEILDCFKKDTNAAVYLAHHTFLGKKIILKVLNTETLLDEQIVERFKREAKILAKLEHPNIIKVLDFGMYQHFFYISFEYFESENLRVFLGKKETSVDEKKRLLVQLFHGLNNAHRHHIIHRDIKPENIFVNNNLQLKIGDFGLALSREDTMMTSQYSIVGTPSYMSPEQIQGETLTAQSDLFSAGIVAYELFTGENPFVGNDVNSTINNIIRFDEERLLNELHSLPEEIQPLLQRLLRKNARERYENAEHALLSLGETPESEKIVVAIQGKTMGRRKKIMFILSGTLLFPIVFLLWNKNQIGIETKQPSPISETRTIDTQKNTNGVPLASLKENERREEPFIPPSQPTLKKEPRVEIIDVAKPNNTELHWGELFVECLPWANIYVDSQLIETTPLSKNIVLPVGEHKIMLTHPDFPPYSENIRIVQSKVASVKIHLDTLFGFLECSVFPWSEVYIDGKFFGHTPLNRPLKLFPGEHTLSFRNPKFPPVQQKIVVLQNDTLKIRHKFER
- a CDS encoding GAF domain-containing protein, with protein sequence MTETVFKNISAIKTLTKEQFEALINVSQLLNAQTYEDSLVENALDWVINVVNAERGLFVQYNETEHTFSIISARHIRKETLSDLSQFSSGVLQQVIQNKKPILYHDAQSDPNVSQFLSIQIQKIKSVIGVPILRHDEIWGVILADSQRNRKEFTEENLLFLNFFANLVSLSLDKIQRLELLQNENEILRNKLQTTEQLPNIIGESEKMRELARIIHRVSAKDTTVLLQGESGTGKDLVAQAIHKLSERKDKPFLAQFCGSIPDNLLESELFGYKKGAFTGAIADKKGLLEVAEGGTFFLDEIADISAALQAKFLRVLENKEIIRLGDTQVKKINVRIIAATNKDLCQLVSEGKFREDLFYRLNVFPITLPPLHERRSDIPLLATFFVKQISGKAITFSSNAMKKLERYNFPGNVRQLFNVLQRALILCDAGKIEEEHIILENEGKSDSYEGTLENIEKQILKQRLKDFRENRTAAAESLGVSVRWVQMKLKEIGVP
- a CDS encoding carboxypeptidase-like regulatory domain-containing protein codes for the protein MKFSFLTILTVALFQYYGCNAPHNNPLDPGNPENKLFQIQGTVQTNTNPPTPIAGASVYWKNTNVFMYSSAFGKFTFEHLEPKNGWLYFEKNGYTQDSFFVQWNGSKKIGVIKNLNALPKLDSVIMYSVVKNRGIDTKEYQLIVEADISDDNNIDSVFLVNEELEIRKQLSKISLAHFSGTFSDFDLNLNSFDVIIGRNFLLVAKEIGGTAFVVGSANVKRIIKEEIEILSPKNSEVVTVTPTLRWKRFTPGFAFSYTIEIYTDEIEPIMKWSKTNISGDSIFFNIETSLDTSATNEFFWVIWGIDEFKNKTRSKPASFIVQ
- the sigZ gene encoding RNA polymerase sigma factor SigZ gives rise to the protein MSKEQNTTALLYKNFSDRLRTLIFAKVHNAMDAEDILHEVFLKIHNKMETLRDKEKLEQWIFQITRNAIIDYFRATKTATDVDDESFDIEETPEEPRITERLQTSIREMIQELPEPYREALILVEYERMRQIALSKKLGISFSGAKSRVQRARNMLKEKLLQCCHFEFDRYGTIIDYHPISCKCCSGCKP
- a CDS encoding response regulator — encoded protein: MSIIHRILLVEDNDLDAQLLDRELKRAGVEFTMQRVQTKETFLRKLQEFSPTTIISDYHQPTFSALEAITHISSDITELKLIEERL
- a CDS encoding PAS domain S-box protein, translating into MNPAAQMLTGYSNEELMQMNFCDIMHTYFQELVRERGLRLLQGESVLNRYELKIRTKKNDVRWLDFTSSVTDTREA
- a CDS encoding DUF4115 domain-containing protein; translation: MCALRGNNCGIFPIERNVFRRCRDRDCWNACFFLSFKLCNFSVKKFEIVNTISEQLKSAREHKQLSVNDVAALTHINRRYIVALEEGNFALIPKAYLRSFIRTYAKEVGISHEAIISKEEYSPAEIQLPATPPPVDQVAAIIAEKKGFGKNDASHKKMPHRDVLKGVVLFIVLLGVVYAVTQFNRWESASNIKAIPFHEVFEERERVVEHIDSMRLSATATDSVWLIVKTDGKQTTKSILGKNESATWSAKDKFSITASDAGKIHFTLNNRYIGALGKEGMILRNSILDKEMLNRFDVKGNVGTLKEEKEDSSAAN